One Ostrea edulis chromosome 2, xbOstEdul1.1, whole genome shotgun sequence genomic region harbors:
- the LOC125679349 gene encoding cilia- and flagella-associated protein 157-like produces the protein MPPKKKKSGKKGKKSAKKSGRGSPSKSIETSMNELSKEYFIIQIRDLENRLQRYQKRCDELEVNRGNNNDKFEQLEKQKNDIVDYLKKEINKKNDDIEDLNEQLIGIQQTRELEKEQAHATIKQIKTELQETKDQLTSDNMILGGKLASLEEFKVHREELMAKFANMEEELKQKDEDHKSAIYDLEKKAVLDKSRLKSEMVQRVNQVAAEFRRVSNKQMAETTKNTIRENVSITAQLAKMSDKTMELIQENDEMKKKEKQQKQHIEMLEDNEKTLAKKNHSHQKLIKMLTDKCRNQEALIAEFDSREQEYQELDAEIDFLKQQVESQREEIQNLAKENEQLEDSLKDANTNYITEKKNKGKVDRILYDAGEAIKLMLKKSDETESEDGYNDIEKKDNMLENLLILLNSAAAIGIGPQPEDFGRYEMPQKSASEMPGSRQGIKRGMLPMSPVAKSGGTHPHYQLGDLGLIPRPKNHIPTSVDKMRVLSATTRLGGLRKVLTKSVAVQTVSAPKALFYADQLLNKAPVGTQEAVIAMTTDRIRSPGVPLGPIQTSKQVTSKVF, from the exons GTACCAGAAAAGATGTGATGAGTTGGAAGTGAACAGAGGAAATAACAATGACAAGTTTGAACAACTTGAAAAACAGAAGAATGACATCGTGGATTACCTCAAGAAAGAAATTAACAAGAAAA ATGATGACATTGAGGATTTGAATGAGCAGCTGATTGGAATACAACAGACAAGGGAGCTGGAAAAAGAACAGGCCCATGCCACAATTAAACAGATCAAAACGGAGCTCCAGGAGACCAAAGATCAGCTTACATCTGACAATATGATCTTAG GTGGTAAATTGGCATCTCTGGAGGAGTTCAAAGTTCACAGAGAAGAACTGATGGCAAAGTTTGCTAACATGGAAGAAGAGCTCAAACAGAAGGATGAAGACCACAAATCTGCCATTTATGATCTTGAAAAGAAAGCTGTCCTAGATAAATCAAG GTTAAAGTCAGAAATGGTGCAGAGAGTGAACCAAGTGGCAGCAGAATTTAGAAGAGTATCAAATAAACAAATGGCAGAGACCACAAAAAACACCATCAGGGAAAATGTCTCCATCACTGCTCAGCTAGCGAAAATGTCGGACAAAACCATGGAACTGATTCAGGAAAATgatgaaatgaaaaagaaagagaaaCAACAAAAACAGCATATAGAAATGTTAGAGGATAATGAAAAAACGCTAGCCAAGAAAAATCACAGTCATCAAAAG TTGATCAAGATGCTGACAGATAAATGTAGAAACCAGGAGGCTCTTATTGCTGAGTTTGACTCCCGGGAGCAGGAATACCAGGAGCTGGATGCGGAAATTGATTTTCTCAAACAGCAAGTAGAATCACAAAG AGAGGAAATCCAGAATCTTGCAAAAGAAAATGAACAGTTAGAGGATAGTTTGAAAGATGCTAACACAAACTACATCACCGAGAAAAAGAACAAAGGGAAAGTTGATAGAATTTTATATGATGCAGGAGAAGCTATCAAATTAATGCTTAAG aaGTCAGATGAAACTGAGTCAGAAGATGGCTACAATGATATTGAGAAGAAAGACAACATGTTGGAAAATTTACTCATCTTACTAAACAGTGCTGCTGCCATTGGCATTGGTCCTCAACCAGAGGACTTTGGAAGATATGAAATGCCACAGAAGAGTGCCAGTGAAATGCCTGGATCAAGACAAGGGATCAAGAGGGG AATGCTTCCAATGTCTCCTGTGGCTAAGAGTGGAGGCACACATCCCCATTATCAACTTGGGGATCTTGGTTTGATTCCTCGACCAAAGAACCACATTCCAACCAGTGTAGACAAAATGAGGGTCCTGTCTGCCACCACTAGGCTGGGTGGCCTTCGTAAAGTACTGACCAAGTCTGTAGCTGTTCAAACTGTTAGTGCCCCCAAG GCATTATTTTACGCTGATCAGCTTCTCAATAAAGCTCCTGTTGGTACTCAGGAGGCAGTCATTGCCATGACAACAGATCGAATTAGGTCACCAGGAGTACCCCTGGGTCCCATACAAACTTCTAAACAAGTGACCAGTAAAGTTTTTTAA